GCTGGACTCCTGCAGGGCCATGACGGCGGAGCTCTGGAAGCGCAGGTCGGTCTTGAAGTCCTGCGCGATCTCGCGCACCAGGCGCTGGAAGGGCAGCTTGCGGATGAGCAGCTCCGTGGACTTCTGGTAGCGGCGGATCTCGCGCAGGGCCACGGTGCCGGGCCTGTAGCGGTGAGGCTTCTTGACGCCGCCGGTGGCCGGGGCGCTCTTGCGGGCAGCCTTGGTGGCGAGCTGCTTCCTCGGGGCTTTGCCTCCGGTGGATTTACGGGCGGTTTGTTTGGTTCTGGCCATTTTAGACTGAGACGCGTCACTTGA
The nucleotide sequence above comes from Solea senegalensis isolate Sse05_10M linkage group LG3, IFAPA_SoseM_1, whole genome shotgun sequence. Encoded proteins:
- the LOC122767296 gene encoding histone H3, with the translated sequence MARTKQTARKSTGGKAPRKQLATKAARKSAPATGGVKKPHRYRPGTVALREIRRYQKSTELLIRKLPFQRLVREIAQDFKTDLRFQSSAVMALQESSEAYLVGLFEDTNLCAIHAKRVTIMPKDIQLARRIRGERA